One Pseudonocardia abyssalis DNA segment encodes these proteins:
- a CDS encoding class I adenylate-forming enzyme family protein, protein MTSTTPGAPTPVDDHDADLRCVGRWPDLHAADPTRGHRPAVMDVRGDVSWEQLARRVARLATGLGRAGIGSGDVVVTLLSGSRECVELALACARVGAVIAPLGHGRSAPELGRVMELAGPRLFVTDDELSDLVAEARDGAAVDFPVVRVGRRGPDGYDALLADTGDLDGYRARIRSTDPLWMVVAGGPGRRPSARFVSHRALEQISPGNPAAGAHPLVLGAIDDDARAFRAIVSQLAVGGTVVLPRAGCARRTGAVVPGERTEVG, encoded by the coding sequence ATGACGTCGACGACGCCGGGGGCGCCGACACCGGTCGACGACCACGACGCCGACCTCCGGTGCGTCGGCCGCTGGCCTGACCTGCACGCAGCCGATCCCACGAGGGGGCACCGTCCCGCAGTGATGGACGTCCGCGGTGACGTCAGCTGGGAGCAGTTGGCCCGCCGGGTGGCCCGGCTCGCCACCGGCCTCGGCCGAGCGGGTATCGGGTCCGGCGACGTCGTGGTCACCTTGCTGAGCGGCAGCAGGGAGTGCGTCGAGCTCGCCCTGGCCTGCGCACGTGTCGGTGCGGTGATCGCCCCCCTCGGTCACGGCCGGTCGGCACCGGAGCTGGGCAGGGTGATGGAGCTCGCTGGCCCTCGGTTGTTCGTCACCGATGACGAGCTGTCCGACCTGGTCGCCGAGGCCCGGGACGGTGCTGCCGTCGACTTCCCGGTGGTGCGGGTCGGGCGTCGGGGGCCGGACGGGTATGACGCACTCCTCGCAGACACGGGGGACCTCGACGGGTACCGCGCACGGATCAGGTCGACCGATCCGCTGTGGATGGTCGTCGCCGGAGGTCCGGGCCGGCGGCCGAGCGCCCGCTTCGTCTCCCACCGGGCACTGGAGCAGATCTCACCCGGGAACCCGGCCGCCGGGGCGCACCCGCTGGTGCTGGGCGCGATCGACGACGACGCGCGGGCGTTCCGGGCCATCGTGTCCCAGCTCGCCGTCGGAGGAACTGTCGTGCTGCCGCGCGCGGGATGCGCGCGTCGGACCGGGGCCGTCGTGCCCGGCGAACGGACGGAGGTCGGCTGA
- a CDS encoding thiolase family protein produces MTEDRPRVALVDGCRTPFARARRELRSSSPLDLTLGVVKALARRHDLKGSDIGTLRVGSALAYPEFSFLARETAIRLGWTTTEASSAEYACGTGLRTAVDAVLELTSGDAEVGIAGGVESTSQMPLATNAAAREFVVGSMKAGPEQRRAMLDALTAADVLPPPPAFTEPYSGVSLAEYAERLGGQWSVGREEADAFTLQSHRRAAAARDAGRFAGSIVPVDGPGGTLDHDTVPDADLSAERLAQARPLFPDLGGLVTAPSASAVTDGAAAVLVATEEGCRRHDLRPLAWIRSWAFTSHDPQDGVLLGPAFALPVALSRAGVNLADLGVIDLHEAFAAQVLANLRALDSTDFARRHLGRDEAVGAVDPAGINLWGGSIALGHPFGATGGRLLTQLAHGMVAADAELGATAMCVGGSRGVAVVLERAD; encoded by the coding sequence ATGACCGAGGACCGACCGCGTGTCGCGCTCGTGGACGGCTGCCGAACCCCGTTCGCCCGGGCGCGCCGAGAGCTGCGCAGCAGCAGCCCGCTCGACCTGACGCTGGGCGTCGTCAAGGCACTGGCGCGGCGGCACGACCTGAAGGGCTCCGACATCGGCACCCTCCGCGTCGGGTCGGCGCTGGCCTACCCGGAGTTCAGCTTCCTGGCCCGGGAGACCGCGATCCGCCTGGGGTGGACCACCACGGAGGCGTCCTCGGCCGAGTACGCGTGCGGCACCGGCCTGCGCACCGCCGTCGACGCGGTGCTGGAGCTGACCAGCGGCGACGCCGAGGTCGGCATCGCCGGGGGAGTGGAGTCGACCTCGCAGATGCCGCTCGCGACGAACGCCGCGGCGCGGGAGTTCGTCGTCGGGTCGATGAAGGCGGGGCCGGAGCAGCGGCGGGCGATGCTCGACGCGCTGACCGCCGCCGACGTCCTGCCGCCGCCGCCCGCCTTCACCGAGCCGTATTCGGGCGTCTCGCTCGCCGAGTACGCCGAGCGCCTCGGCGGGCAGTGGTCGGTCGGCCGCGAGGAGGCGGACGCCTTCACGCTGCAGAGCCACCGCCGGGCCGCGGCAGCGCGCGACGCGGGCCGGTTCGCCGGGTCGATCGTGCCGGTCGACGGGCCCGGCGGCACCCTCGACCACGACACCGTGCCCGACGCGGACCTCTCGGCGGAACGGCTGGCGCAGGCACGTCCGCTGTTCCCGGACCTGGGCGGGCTCGTCACCGCGCCCTCGGCGTCGGCGGTGACCGACGGCGCGGCCGCCGTGCTGGTCGCCACCGAGGAGGGCTGCCGCCGCCACGACCTGCGGCCGCTGGCGTGGATCCGGTCCTGGGCGTTCACCTCGCACGACCCGCAGGACGGCGTGCTGCTCGGCCCGGCGTTCGCGCTGCCCGTGGCGCTGTCCCGGGCGGGGGTGAACCTCGCCGACCTCGGCGTGATCGACCTGCACGAGGCCTTCGCGGCGCAGGTTCTGGCCAATCTCAGGGCGCTCGACTCCACGGACTTCGCGCGCCGGCACCTCGGGCGCGATGAGGCGGTCGGGGCGGTCGACCCGGCGGGGATCAACCTCTGGGGCGGCTCGATCGCGCTCGGGCACCCCTTCGGCGCCACCGGCGGCCGCCTGCTCACCCAGCTGGCCCACGGCATGGTCGCCGCCGACGCCGAGCTGGGCGCCACCGCCATGTGCGTCGGGGGCTCCCGCGGGGTCGCGGTGGTGCTCGAACGCGCGGACTGA
- a CDS encoding thiolase family protein: MTAHVYGVGTSAFGKQPELSAAELGWRAVTEAVTDAALDPGVELDAVYVGSVLGAPGVAQRTLHGLGIVGVPVIAMENACASGTTAYHEAVAAVELGRYRTVLALGIEQLSTLFGGAIHPEASDPEGRAGLAQPGHYALTAQRYLALGLVTPEELAHVAVTSSRYAVHNPRAQHRREIDVDRVLGSRMIADPLTLLQCCSVSDGAAAAVVGAPRGVARDVPVLSSVLSSGALWDYRDAEVPAFGSIRDTAQEAYRLAGVGISDVDVVELHDAFTIGEIVGMEALGIAGRGEAGAMVAAGDTGPGGAHPVNPSGGLLARGHPLGATGLAQIAEIVWQLRGDAGGRQVEGARIGLVETMGGGVSGIDANACLITLLGAR; the protein is encoded by the coding sequence GTGACCGCGCACGTGTACGGCGTCGGCACCTCGGCGTTCGGCAAGCAGCCGGAGCTCTCCGCCGCCGAGCTGGGCTGGCGGGCCGTCACCGAGGCGGTCACCGACGCCGCGCTGGACCCGGGCGTCGAGCTCGACGCGGTGTACGTGGGCAGCGTCCTGGGCGCGCCCGGCGTGGCGCAGCGGACGCTGCACGGGCTCGGCATCGTCGGCGTGCCGGTCATCGCGATGGAGAACGCGTGCGCCAGCGGCACCACGGCCTACCACGAGGCCGTCGCCGCGGTGGAGCTCGGCCGCTACCGGACCGTCCTCGCGCTGGGGATCGAGCAGCTCTCCACGCTGTTCGGCGGGGCCATCCACCCGGAGGCCTCCGACCCGGAGGGCCGCGCGGGCCTGGCCCAGCCCGGGCACTACGCGCTCACCGCGCAGCGCTACCTCGCGCTGGGGCTGGTGACGCCCGAGGAGCTGGCGCACGTCGCCGTCACCAGCAGCCGGTACGCCGTGCACAACCCGCGCGCGCAGCACCGCAGGGAGATCGACGTCGACCGCGTGCTGGGCTCCCGGATGATCGCCGACCCGTTGACGCTGCTGCAGTGCTGCTCGGTCTCCGACGGTGCCGCCGCCGCGGTCGTCGGGGCACCGCGCGGGGTCGCCCGCGACGTGCCCGTGCTCAGCTCGGTGCTCAGCTCGGGCGCGCTGTGGGACTACCGCGACGCCGAGGTGCCCGCCTTCGGCTCGATCCGGGACACCGCGCAGGAGGCCTACCGCCTCGCCGGCGTGGGGATCTCCGACGTCGACGTCGTCGAGCTGCACGACGCCTTCACCATCGGCGAGATCGTCGGCATGGAGGCCCTCGGCATCGCCGGACGCGGGGAGGCGGGGGCGATGGTCGCCGCGGGTGACACCGGGCCCGGCGGCGCGCACCCGGTGAACCCGTCCGGCGGCCTGCTCGCCCGCGGGCACCCGCTCGGCGCCACCGGGCTCGCCCAGATCGCCGAGATCGTCTGGCAGCTGCGCGGCGACGCCGGCGGCCGCCAGGTCGAGGGTGCGCGGATCGGCCTCGTCGAGACGATGGGCGGCGGCGTGTCCGGCATCGACGCCAACGCCTGCCTCATCACGCTGCTGGGCGCCCGATGA
- a CDS encoding crotonase/enoyl-CoA hydratase family protein translates to MTPVRVERRGPVLLMTLDRPEARNAIDATVSAALGAALELLDGDPDLRVGVLTGAGPAFCAGADLKAVAAGRPLNDPDHEEWGLGGFVRHPVDAPLIAAVNGAALGGGTELALACDLVVMADDAVLGLPEPRRGLVAGAGGLLRLGRQLPPKVAAEVVLTGAPMPAAEAYRFGLANRVVPRGQVLAVALGLAAEIAVNAPLAVTTSKRLLGLSIDGDHDQDALWRYNAAAVAEILASADAAEGTAAFAERRSPRWSAGPTTQEDP, encoded by the coding sequence GTGACCCCGGTGCGGGTGGAGCGGCGCGGCCCCGTGCTGCTCATGACCCTCGACCGGCCCGAGGCCCGCAACGCCATCGACGCCACCGTCTCGGCCGCCCTCGGTGCCGCGCTGGAGCTGCTCGACGGCGACCCGGACCTGCGGGTCGGGGTGCTGACCGGTGCCGGGCCGGCCTTCTGTGCCGGGGCCGACCTCAAGGCTGTCGCCGCGGGCCGGCCGCTGAACGACCCCGACCACGAGGAGTGGGGGCTCGGGGGGTTCGTCCGGCACCCGGTGGACGCCCCGCTCATCGCGGCCGTCAACGGTGCCGCGCTGGGGGGCGGCACGGAGCTGGCCCTGGCGTGCGACCTCGTGGTGATGGCCGACGACGCGGTGCTGGGCCTGCCCGAGCCCCGTCGCGGGCTCGTCGCCGGGGCGGGTGGGTTGCTGCGGCTGGGCCGCCAGCTCCCGCCGAAGGTCGCCGCGGAGGTGGTGCTCACCGGTGCCCCGATGCCGGCGGCCGAGGCCTACCGGTTCGGCCTGGCCAACCGGGTCGTGCCGCGCGGGCAGGTGCTGGCGGTGGCGCTGGGGCTGGCGGCCGAGATCGCCGTGAACGCCCCGCTCGCGGTGACGACGAGCAAGCGCCTGCTGGGGCTCAGCATCGACGGAGATCACGACCAGGATGCCCTGTGGCGGTACAACGCCGCCGCGGTGGCCGAGATCCTGGCCAGTGCCGACGCCGCCGAGGGAACGGCGGCGTTCGCCGAGAGACGGAGTCCGCGCTGGTCCGCGGGCCCCACGACGCAGGAGGACCCGTGA
- a CDS encoding gamma carbonic anhydrase family protein, with protein MALVVAVDGRAPAIDPAALLAPSATVAGRVQLGSEVNVWYQAVLRSEEDDIIVGARTNLQDGVVVHTDAGHPVVIAHDVQVGHGAVLHGCTIETGVLIGMHATVINGSRVRSGCVVAAGALVLPTLDAPEGWMLAGVPARAVRPTTEVERGWLATGCAAYVDRARRHGFGPS; from the coding sequence ATGGCCCTCGTGGTGGCAGTGGACGGGCGCGCGCCGGCGATCGACCCCGCGGCGCTGCTCGCACCGTCGGCGACGGTGGCGGGACGCGTGCAGCTCGGATCCGAGGTGAACGTGTGGTACCAGGCGGTGCTGCGCAGCGAGGAGGACGACATCATCGTCGGTGCGCGCACCAACCTGCAGGACGGAGTCGTCGTGCACACCGACGCCGGGCACCCCGTCGTCATCGCCCACGACGTCCAGGTCGGTCACGGGGCCGTGCTGCACGGCTGCACGATCGAGACCGGCGTCCTGATCGGCATGCACGCCACCGTGATCAACGGCAGCCGCGTCCGCAGCGGCTGCGTCGTCGCGGCCGGCGCGCTCGTCCTGCCGACGCTCGACGCCCCCGAGGGCTGGATGCTCGCCGGCGTGCCGGCCCGCGCCGTCCGGCCGACGACCGAGGTCGAGCGCGGCTGGCTCGCCACCGGGTGCGCGGCCTACGTCGACCGCGCCCGCCGGCACGGGTTCGGCCCGTCGTGA
- a CDS encoding class I adenylate-forming enzyme family protein, translated as MTPCSGLAVAENGGTDDLFRVGWWADFHAASASRGDRPAVVDAHGAVSWAELAARVHRVAESLHRAGLGRGDVVVTAMHNGRECIELTLACARIGAVIAPVSYRQVPRELRHVIELARPRLLVADRDLADVVAEASAGAAHRVVLVGDDGPGGYAALTTGSGTAPAEPAGPLPVPGPTDPLWFAFTGGTTGRPKACVGRHRTLLLNWLLTSQEFPITGDDVLLLCAPYYHSQAFMFTMHHLMVGGTVVVQRGFDPAEALAEIARSRVSVLVMAPTLYEMLLDAPAAATADLSSVRTMVTAGAPLRTSTKERIQATFPHGGLHEYYGSTEIGFATILPPVDQRRKTRCVGRPFFGMTVAVVDADGRELPPGEVGEVGKRGLMIAPEYLGDPEATRAQFRPGGWMTAGDLGYADEEGYVHLVDRTKDVIISGGANVYATEVEDVIALHPDVREVAVVGVPDRRWGELVKAVVVARPGSGLTGPDVQAHCAAQLSGAKRPRLVELRDDLPKNPVGKVEKSALRSGHWAEHT; from the coding sequence ATGACGCCATGCAGCGGGCTCGCCGTCGCCGAGAACGGCGGCACCGACGACCTCTTCCGCGTGGGCTGGTGGGCCGACTTCCACGCGGCGAGCGCGTCGCGCGGGGACCGCCCCGCCGTGGTGGACGCGCACGGCGCGGTGTCCTGGGCCGAGCTGGCCGCCCGGGTCCACCGGGTCGCGGAGTCACTGCACCGGGCGGGACTCGGGCGCGGCGACGTCGTCGTCACCGCGATGCACAACGGCCGGGAGTGCATCGAGCTCACGCTCGCCTGCGCCCGGATCGGCGCCGTCATCGCCCCGGTGAGCTACCGGCAGGTGCCCCGCGAGCTGCGCCACGTGATCGAGCTCGCGCGGCCCCGCCTGCTCGTCGCCGACCGCGACCTCGCCGACGTGGTCGCCGAGGCGTCCGCGGGCGCGGCGCACCGGGTCGTCCTCGTCGGCGACGACGGCCCCGGCGGGTACGCGGCGCTGACGACCGGATCGGGGACCGCGCCGGCGGAGCCCGCCGGACCGCTCCCGGTGCCCGGGCCGACCGACCCGCTGTGGTTCGCGTTCACCGGCGGCACCACCGGACGCCCGAAGGCCTGCGTGGGCCGGCACCGGACGCTGCTGCTCAACTGGCTGCTGACCTCGCAGGAGTTCCCGATCACCGGCGACGACGTGCTGCTGCTCTGCGCGCCCTACTACCACTCGCAGGCGTTCATGTTCACGATGCACCACCTGATGGTCGGCGGCACCGTGGTCGTCCAGCGCGGCTTCGACCCGGCGGAGGCGCTCGCCGAGATCGCGCGCTCGCGGGTCTCGGTCCTGGTCATGGCGCCGACGCTGTACGAGATGCTGCTCGACGCCCCGGCCGCCGCCACGGCCGACCTGTCCTCCGTGCGCACCATGGTCACCGCGGGCGCGCCGCTGCGGACCTCGACGAAGGAGCGGATCCAGGCGACGTTCCCGCACGGCGGTCTGCACGAGTACTACGGCTCCACCGAGATCGGCTTCGCCACGATCCTGCCGCCGGTCGACCAGCGCCGGAAGACCCGCTGCGTCGGCCGCCCGTTCTTCGGGATGACCGTCGCCGTCGTCGACGCCGACGGTCGGGAGCTGCCCCCCGGCGAGGTCGGCGAGGTCGGCAAGCGCGGCCTGATGATCGCCCCGGAGTACCTGGGCGACCCGGAGGCCACCCGCGCGCAGTTCCGGCCCGGCGGCTGGATGACCGCGGGCGACCTCGGCTACGCCGACGAGGAGGGCTACGTCCACCTCGTCGACCGCACCAAGGACGTGATCATCAGCGGCGGGGCCAACGTGTACGCCACCGAGGTGGAGGACGTGATCGCCCTGCACCCCGACGTGCGCGAGGTCGCGGTCGTCGGCGTGCCCGACCGGAGGTGGGGCGAGCTGGTGAAGGCCGTGGTCGTCGCGCGGCCGGGCAGCGGGCTCACCGGGCCGGACGTGCAGGCCCACTGCGCCGCCCAGCTCTCGGGGGCCAAGCGTCCCCGCCTGGTCGAGCTGCGCGACGACCTGCCGAAGAACCCGGTGGGCAAGGTCGAGAAGTCGGCCCTGCGCTCGGGGCACTGGGCCGAGCACACCTGA
- a CDS encoding TetR family transcriptional regulator — protein sequence MARPDRSLSPHAARGGRDTRSDTRSGSDIGDRVRAVRERSGMSLRALADRIGVSPTTMSQLEIGRTQVSAVRLAEIAAALDVGLQELLGADPARGRAEGPDPVPSSRTQGRSERVDALIGAHPAEWREFPPLRLDPVLTAAVGLFSEAGYHGTTIRDIAGRADVSTPALYYHYASKQDVLAIVVAVAARETLRHVRAAAAGSDEPDVRLARMTEALALCNTLRNDIATVAFTEFRHLDAASRREIARDRSAIQGLFDSVVESGVRQARFATARPRESARAVVMLCTALITWFRTSGPVGAEQVAREHADFALRLVEARP from the coding sequence ATGGCCAGGCCGGACCGGTCGCTCTCCCCGCACGCGGCGCGCGGCGGCCGTGACACGCGCAGCGACACGCGCAGCGGCAGCGACATCGGCGACCGGGTCCGCGCGGTCCGCGAGCGCTCGGGGATGTCGCTGCGCGCGCTGGCCGACCGGATCGGCGTCAGCCCCACCACGATGAGCCAGCTGGAGATCGGGCGCACGCAGGTGAGCGCCGTCCGGCTGGCCGAGATCGCGGCCGCCCTCGACGTCGGGCTGCAGGAGCTGCTCGGTGCCGACCCGGCGCGTGGGCGGGCGGAGGGACCGGACCCCGTGCCCTCCTCGCGGACGCAGGGCCGCTCCGAGCGGGTCGACGCCCTCATCGGCGCGCACCCCGCCGAGTGGCGCGAGTTCCCCCCGCTGCGACTGGACCCCGTCCTGACCGCCGCCGTGGGCCTGTTCTCCGAGGCCGGCTACCACGGCACCACGATCCGTGACATCGCCGGACGCGCCGACGTGTCGACCCCCGCGCTGTACTACCACTACGCGAGCAAGCAGGACGTGCTCGCGATCGTGGTCGCCGTCGCCGCCCGGGAGACCCTGCGCCACGTCCGCGCCGCGGCGGCGGGGTCCGACGAGCCGGACGTCCGGCTCGCGCGCATGACCGAGGCGCTGGCGCTGTGCAACACCCTGCGCAACGACATCGCCACGGTCGCGTTCACCGAGTTCCGCCACCTCGATGCGGCCAGCCGCCGGGAGATCGCCCGCGACCGCAGCGCGATCCAGGGCCTGTTCGACTCCGTCGTCGAGAGCGGGGTCCGGCAGGCCCGGTTCGCCACCGCGCGCCCGCGCGAGTCCGCCCGCGCCGTGGTGATGCTGTGCACCGCGCTGATCACCTGGTTCCGCACCTCCGGCCCGGTGGGCGCCGAGCAGGTCGCGCGCGAGCACGCCGACTTCGCACTGCGGCTGGTGGAGGCCCGCCCCTGA
- a CDS encoding AMP-binding protein, whose translation MTGLPPLERRTLGAAFDRVLDARPDEEAQAGEDGRYTFAQVHDRSLLIAGGTARLGVGRGDVLALMLDNHLDSIHTWFGLSLTGGVEVPINTAYKGEFLTHILNDCGATVLVCEERYCERIAMVLDDLRHLQTVVVRGGTGEALAGTRLRRLEFAELLDGPAAARVDVRPDELMAYMYTSGTTGASKGVELTHAHGYTYSSREDAERPHRRDRILVTLPTFHLAAQGFGIYQALVAQAFAYLAPGFSVSGFWPLVRRERITMTTMLGAISELLQQQAPGPDDADNPLELAIMAPLASDIDAFRSRFGVGLIPVYGMSEIGCVMTSAPEDTIPGEAGSSRGNYDLRLVDEDGRDVPDGTVGQLIVRPHVPHTVLAAYHNLPEKTADTVRDGWVHTGDAFTRDADGHYRFVDRIKDALRRRGENISSFELEAAINQFPDVYESAVVGVPSPEFNEDEVKAVVVVREGAQADPVELTRFLIDRVPYFMVPRFLEFVPELPKTPTMKVRKAELRDEGVHDRVWDREAAGITVTRHS comes from the coding sequence GTGACCGGACTGCCCCCACTGGAACGCCGGACGCTCGGCGCCGCCTTCGACCGGGTGCTCGACGCCCGGCCGGACGAGGAGGCCCAGGCGGGGGAGGACGGCCGCTACACCTTCGCCCAGGTGCACGACCGCTCACTGCTGATCGCGGGCGGCACCGCGCGGCTCGGCGTCGGGCGCGGCGACGTGCTCGCCCTCATGCTCGACAACCACCTCGACAGCATCCACACGTGGTTCGGCCTGTCCCTGACCGGCGGCGTCGAGGTGCCGATCAACACCGCCTACAAGGGCGAGTTCCTCACCCACATCCTCAACGACTGCGGCGCCACCGTGCTGGTCTGCGAGGAGCGCTACTGCGAGCGGATCGCGATGGTGCTCGACGACCTGCGGCACCTGCAGACGGTCGTCGTGCGCGGCGGCACGGGGGAGGCGCTGGCCGGCACCCGCCTGCGCCGCCTGGAGTTCGCCGAGCTGCTCGACGGGCCGGCCGCGGCCCGCGTCGACGTGCGCCCGGACGAGCTGATGGCCTACATGTACACCTCCGGCACCACGGGCGCGTCGAAGGGCGTGGAGCTGACCCACGCGCACGGCTACACCTACAGCTCCCGCGAGGACGCCGAGCGCCCGCACCGCCGCGACCGCATCCTCGTGACGCTCCCGACGTTCCACCTGGCCGCCCAGGGGTTCGGGATCTACCAGGCCCTCGTCGCGCAGGCGTTCGCCTACCTCGCGCCGGGGTTCTCGGTGAGCGGGTTCTGGCCGCTGGTCCGCCGCGAGCGCATCACGATGACCACGATGCTGGGCGCGATCTCCGAGCTGCTGCAGCAGCAGGCGCCCGGACCCGACGACGCCGACAACCCGCTCGAGCTCGCCATCATGGCCCCCCTCGCCAGCGACATCGACGCCTTCCGCAGCCGGTTCGGCGTCGGCCTGATCCCGGTCTACGGGATGAGCGAGATCGGTTGCGTGATGACCTCGGCCCCGGAGGACACCATCCCCGGGGAGGCCGGTTCGTCCCGGGGCAACTACGACCTGCGCCTCGTCGACGAGGACGGGCGCGACGTCCCGGACGGGACGGTGGGCCAGCTCATCGTCCGGCCGCACGTGCCGCACACCGTGCTGGCGGCGTACCACAACCTCCCGGAGAAGACCGCCGACACCGTGCGGGACGGGTGGGTGCACACCGGCGACGCCTTCACCCGGGACGCCGACGGGCACTACCGCTTCGTCGACCGGATCAAGGACGCGCTGCGCCGCCGCGGAGAGAACATCTCCAGCTTCGAGCTGGAGGCGGCGATCAACCAGTTCCCGGACGTCTACGAGAGCGCGGTGGTCGGCGTCCCGTCGCCGGAGTTCAACGAGGACGAGGTGAAGGCCGTGGTCGTGGTGCGCGAGGGCGCACAGGCCGACCCGGTGGAGCTGACGCGCTTCCTCATCGACCGGGTGCCCTACTTCATGGTGCCGCGGTTCCTCGAGTTCGTGCCCGAGCTGCCCAAGACGCCGACGATGAAGGTCCGCAAGGCCGAGCTCCGCGACGAGGGCGTCCACGACCGCGTCTGGGACCGCGAGGCGGCCGGCATCACGGTCACCCGGCACTCCTGA
- a CDS encoding Rieske 2Fe-2S domain-containing protein, translating to MTHPALPAFPHGWFAVALAHEVAAGAVVARRLCGHDIVVWRTAGGQVRVNDAYCMHLGAHLGVGGWVNGQSIVCPFHGWEYDGSGRCVRIPYEKRPMRVTVAPWHVREQDEAVLVWFHPEGLPPTSEVPALEWTGFAHRSREWTVRSHPQEICENTADGAHFRYIHKFPNVMDVAAREDGDSIWFDLRIRDGEVGERAAGEPVPFEITGRADSNVTAVHGPGMAFNETRAKGRILRNRLYATPTDEGVVRLIGVHSVAFEDGRDPEEHIERTMGWAAFDAWEDDIPIWENKIYRPKPFATHPSEEALVQFRRWYQRWYADAAPDRAGAR from the coding sequence ATGACGCACCCCGCACTCCCCGCCTTCCCGCACGGCTGGTTCGCGGTGGCACTGGCGCACGAGGTCGCGGCGGGCGCCGTCGTCGCCCGTCGGCTGTGCGGCCACGACATCGTCGTCTGGCGCACGGCGGGCGGGCAGGTCCGCGTCAACGACGCCTACTGCATGCACCTGGGTGCGCACCTGGGGGTCGGCGGGTGGGTCAACGGCCAGTCGATCGTGTGCCCGTTCCACGGCTGGGAGTACGACGGCTCCGGGCGGTGCGTCCGGATCCCCTACGAGAAACGCCCGATGCGGGTGACCGTCGCGCCGTGGCACGTCCGCGAGCAGGACGAGGCGGTGCTGGTCTGGTTCCACCCCGAGGGCCTCCCGCCCACCTCCGAGGTGCCCGCGCTGGAATGGACCGGGTTCGCCCACCGCTCGCGGGAGTGGACCGTGCGCAGCCACCCGCAGGAGATCTGCGAGAACACCGCCGACGGCGCGCACTTCCGCTACATCCACAAGTTCCCCAACGTCATGGACGTCGCGGCCCGCGAGGACGGCGACAGCATCTGGTTCGACCTGCGCATCCGCGACGGCGAGGTCGGGGAACGGGCGGCGGGCGAGCCGGTCCCCTTCGAGATCACCGGCCGGGCCGACAGCAACGTGACCGCGGTGCACGGGCCCGGCATGGCGTTCAACGAGACCCGCGCGAAGGGGCGGATCCTGCGCAACCGCCTCTACGCCACCCCCACCGACGAGGGTGTCGTGCGGCTGATCGGTGTGCACAGCGTGGCCTTCGAGGACGGGCGCGATCCCGAGGAGCACATCGAGCGCACCATGGGATGGGCCGCGTTCGACGCCTGGGAGGACGACATCCCGATCTGGGAGAACAAGATCTACCGCCCCAAGCCGTTCGCGACCCACCCGTCGGAGGAGGCGCTCGTGCAGTTCCGCCGCTGGTACCAGCGCTGGTACGCCGACGCCGCGCCGGATCGCGCCGGGGCCCGGTGA
- a CDS encoding LLM class flavin-dependent oxidoreductase, with the protein MTPDPCGVGVRLPTSDPFGDGALPVVEAAVRAESAGFDAVWVGDHLAFHAPILDALVTLGAVSAVTRRVGVGLAVLLPALREPVALAKQIATLQVLSGDRLLLGVGVGGESPAEWAAAGVPVTGRGRRTDVFLDALPGLLAGRPGVLPAPHDRPFPALTPAAPLPALVVGGRSDAALRRTVRHGADWLGIWSSPERVRRTRDRLDELAAGARRPRIVLDVFVAAGPSADDRAEAQAFLARTYGAESGAAMHRHLLAGDPRRIAEDLAAYRAVGVDGFVLTPAARDPLRAIEHLAAATDGVPA; encoded by the coding sequence GTGACGCCCGACCCGTGCGGCGTCGGCGTCCGCCTGCCCACGTCCGACCCGTTCGGCGACGGCGCGCTCCCCGTCGTGGAGGCCGCGGTGCGCGCGGAGTCGGCCGGCTTCGACGCGGTGTGGGTGGGCGACCACCTCGCGTTCCACGCCCCGATCCTGGACGCGCTCGTCACGCTCGGCGCGGTGTCGGCGGTGACCCGCCGGGTCGGCGTCGGGCTGGCGGTGCTGCTGCCCGCGCTGCGGGAGCCCGTCGCGCTCGCGAAGCAGATCGCCACGCTGCAGGTGCTCTCCGGCGACCGGTTGCTGCTCGGGGTCGGGGTCGGGGGCGAGAGCCCCGCGGAGTGGGCCGCGGCCGGCGTGCCCGTCACCGGGCGCGGACGGCGCACCGACGTGTTCCTCGACGCCCTGCCCGGCCTGCTCGCCGGGCGGCCGGGCGTGCTGCCTGCACCGCACGACCGGCCGTTCCCCGCCCTGACCCCCGCAGCGCCGCTGCCCGCGCTCGTCGTGGGCGGGCGCAGCGACGCCGCGCTGCGCCGCACGGTCCGCCACGGCGCCGACTGGCTGGGCATCTGGTCGAGCCCGGAGCGCGTGCGCCGCACCCGCGACCGGCTCGACGAGCTCGCCGCGGGCGCCCGCCGCCCGCGGATCGTGCTCGACGTCTTCGTCGCGGCGGGCCCGTCCGCCGACGACCGGGCCGAGGCGCAGGCGTTCCTCGCCCGCACCTACGGGGCGGAGTCGGGCGCGGCCATGCACCGCCACCTGCTGGCCGGTGACCCCCGCCGGATCGCCGAGGACCTGGCCGCGTACCGGGCCGTGGGGGTCGACGGGTTCGTCCTCACGCCCGCGGCCCGCGACCCGCTGCGCGCCATCGAGCACCTGGCGGCGGCCACCGACGGGGTGCCCGCGTGA